A genomic stretch from Mesoplodon densirostris isolate mMesDen1 chromosome 3, mMesDen1 primary haplotype, whole genome shotgun sequence includes:
- the LOC132485962 gene encoding LOW QUALITY PROTEIN: ubiquitin carboxyl-terminal hydrolase 1-like (The sequence of the model RefSeq protein was modified relative to this genomic sequence to represent the inferred CDS: deleted 1 base in 1 codon): protein MPRVIPRESNRLSRGSPSKKPRRPLKFFQKKETKRALDFTDSQGNEEKTSEYRGSEIDQVIPAAQSSRVNCEKRKNLLPFVGLNNLGNTCYLNSILQVLYFCPGFKSGVKHLFNSISRKKEALKDEASQKAKGNCKGDSSVSFELICSLHSLIISVEQLQASFLLHPEKYTRKLATQPRRLLNTLRKLNPMYGGYLQHDAQEVLQCILGHIQETCHLLRKGVKNVAELSTKVEEKHQKEEMSGHNSMEMDSMRHSEDYKEKLPKVHGKRKSDTELGNMKRKVKVSKDHQSLKENQRQTRSKRKATVDSSDIPAKIIPQYISENESARPSQKKSRVKRNRFKSTAKQPSIISKSFSLGKITTNQESKGQSKENECGLEEDMGKYENDNTADGCGLQSPGKNVMPVKEVKPINKGAEPIGFELVEKLFQGQLVIRTRCLECESLTERREEFQDVIVPVQEDELSKVEESPESSSEPKPDMKTLRWAISQFASVERIGGENKYFCENCHHYTEAERSLLFDAMPEVLTIHLKCFAASGLEFDCYGGGLSKINTPLLIPLKLSLEEWSTKPTKDSYGLFAVVMHSGITISSGHYTASVKVTDLNSLELDEENFVIDQMCEVGKPGPSNKEEARGVVKNYDDEEVSIRVSGNTQPSKVLNKKNVDTLGLLRGQKTQADYELFNKASHPDKVASAAFAENRNSETNNTNGTHESDRNKESNDQTGINMSDFENKISYAVQSLKGYEGKWLLFNDSQVKVTEEKDFLNSLSPSTSPTSTPYLLFYKKL, encoded by the exons ATGCCCCGTGTCATACCTCGTGAAAGTAATAGGCTTTCAAGAGGTAGTCCCTCAAAAAAACCCAGACGTCCCTTGAAGTTTTTTCAGAAGAAGGAAACCAAGAGAGCCTTGGATTTCACAGATTctcaaggaaatgaagaa aaaacttctgAATACAGAGGATCTGAAATTGATCAAGTTATTCCTGCAGCACAGTCCTCACGTGTCAactgtgagaagagaaaaaacttgTTACCGTTTGTGGGACTGAATAATCTCGGCAATACTTGTTATCTTAATAGTATACTTCAGGTATTATATTTTTGTCCTGGTTTTAAATCTGGAGTGAAGCACTTATTTAATAGtatttcaaggaagaaagaagcccTAAAAGATGAAGCCAGTCAAAAAGCTAAGGGAAATTGCAAAGGAGATTCTTCAGTAAGTTTTGAACTAATATGCAGCTTACATTCCTTGATCATTTCAGTCGAACAGCTTCAGGCTAGTTTTCTCTTACATCCAGAGAAATATACTCGTAAACTTGCTACTCAGCCAAGGCGACTACTTAACACACTCAGGAAACTCAACCCTATGTATGGAGGATATCTACAGCATGATGCACAGGAAGTATTACAGTGTATTTTGGGACACATTCAAGAAACATGCCACCTCCTaagaaaaggagtaaaaaatGTGGCAGAGTTATCTACTAAGgtagaagaaaaacatcagaaagaggaaatgagtGGCCATAACAGCATGGAGATGGACAGTATGAGGCATTCTGAAGACTATAAAGAAAAACTGCCaaaagtacatgggaaaagaaaaagtgacactGAACTTGGTAACATGAAGAGAAAAGTTAAAGTCTCTAAGGACCACCAGTctttgaaagaaaaccagagacaaaccagatcaaaaagaaaagctACCGTTGATTCATCAGATATTCCTGCTAAAATAATCCCCCAGtacatttctgaaaatgagaGTGCAAGACCCTCACAAAAGAAATCAAGAGTTAAAAGAAACCGGTTCAAGTCTACAGCTAAGCAACCCAGCATTATTTCTAAATCCTTTAGTCTGGGTAAAATAACAACCAACCAAGAATCCAAAGGacaatctaaagaaaatgaatgtggTCTTGAAGAGGACATGGGGAAGTATGAGAATGATAATACAGCTGATGGTTGTGGACTTCAATCTCCAGGGAAGAACGTTATGCCTGTGAAGGAAGTTAAGCCCATcaacaaaggtgcagagccaaTTGGTTTTGAGCTGgtggagaaattatttcaaggtCAGCTGGTAATAAGGACTCGTTGCTTAGAATGTGAAAGtttaacagaaagaagagaagagtttCAAGACGTCATCGTACCAGTGCAAGAAGATGAGCTTTCCAAAGTAGAGGAGAGTCCTGAAAGTTCTTCAGAGCCAAAACCAGACATGAAGACCCTGAGATGGGCAATTTCCCAGTTTGCTTCAGTGGAGAGGAttggaggagaaaataaatatttctgtgaaaattgccatcaTTATACTGAAGCTGAACGAAGTCTTTTGTTTGACGCAATGCCTGAAGTTCTAACTATTCATTTGAAGTGCTTTGCTGCTAGTGGCTTGGAGTTTGATTGTTATGGTGGTGGACTTTCCAAGATCAACACTCCTTTACTGATACCCCTTAAACTGTCACTAGAAGAATGGAGCACAAAGCCAACCAAGGACAGCTATGGATTATTTGCAGTTGTGATGCATAGTGGCATTACAATTAGTAGCGGGCATTATACTGCTTCTGTGAAAGTCACTGACCTTAACAGTTTAGAACTAGATGAGGAAAATTTTGTGATCGACCAAATGTGTGAAGTAGGTAAGCCAGGACCATCGAACAAGGAGGAAGCAAGGGGTGTGGTCAAAAACTATGACGATGAAGAAGTGTCGATTAGAGTCAGTGGAAATACCCAGCCAAGTAAAGTTTtgaacaaaaaaaatgtagacactCTTGGACTTCTCAGAGGACAAAAGACTCAAGCAGATTATGAGTTATTCAACAAAGCATCTCATCCTGATAAAGTTGCCAGTGCAGCATTTGctgaaaatagaaattctgagaCTAACAATACTAATGGGACCCATGAATCTGATAGAAACAAGGAATCCAATGACCAAACAGGCATTAACATgagtgattttgaaaacaaaatttcatatgcagtgcaAAGCTTAAAGGGGTATGAGGGGAAGTGGTTGCTTTTTAATGATTCTCAAGTGAAAGTTactgaagagaaggactttttgaattctctttccccttctacaTCTCCTACATCTACTCCTTACTtgctattttataagaaattatag
- the LOC132485960 gene encoding LOW QUALITY PROTEIN: ubiquitin carboxyl-terminal hydrolase 1-like (The sequence of the model RefSeq protein was modified relative to this genomic sequence to represent the inferred CDS: deleted 1 base in 1 codon), whose amino-acid sequence MPRVIPRESNRLSRGSPSKKPRRPLKFFQKKETKRALDFTDSQGNEEKTSEYRGSEIDQVIPAAQSSRVNCEKRKNLLPFVGLNNLGNTCYLNSILQVLYFCPGFKSGVKHLFNSISRKKEALKDEASQKAKGNCKGDSSVSFELICSLHSLIISVEQLQASFLLHPEKYTRKLATQPRRLLNTLRKLNPMYGGYLQHDAQEVLQCILGHIQETCHLLRKGVKNVAELSTKVEEKHQKEEMSGHNSMEMDSMRHSEDYKEKLPKVHGKRKSDTELGNMKRKVKVSKDHQSLKENQRQTRSKRKATVDSSDIPAKIIPQYISENESARPSQKKSRVKRNRFKSTAKQPSIISKSFSLGKITTNQESKGQSKENECGLEEDMGKYENDNTADGCGLQSPGKNVMPVKEVKPINKGAEPIGFELVEKLFQGQLVIRTRCLECESLTERREEFQDVIVPVQEDELSKVEESPESSSEPKPDMKTLRWAISQFASVERIGGENKYFCENCHHYTEAERSLLFDAMPEVLTIHLKCFAASGLEFDCYGGGLSKINTPLLIPLKLSLEEWSTKPTKDSYGLFAVVMHSGITISSGHYTASVKVTDLNSLELDEENFVIDQMCEVGKPGPSNKEEARGVVKNYDVEEVSIRVSGNTQPSKVLNKKNVDTLGLLRGQKTQADYELFNKASHPDKVASAAFAENRNSETNNTNGTHESDRNKESNDQTGINMSDFENKISYAVQSLKGYEGKWLLFNDSQVKVTEEKDFLNSLSPSTSPTSTPYLLFYKKL is encoded by the exons ATGCCCCGTGTCATACCTCGTGAAAGTAATAGGCTTTCAAGAGGTAGTCCCTCAAAAAAACCCAGACGTCCCTTGAAGTTTTTTCAGAAGAAGGAAACCAAGAGAGCCTTGGATTTCACAGATTctcaaggaaatgaagaa aaaacttctgAATACAGAGGATCTGAAATTGATCAAGTTATTCCTGCAGCACAGTCCTCACGTGTCAactgtgagaagagaaaaaacttgTTACCGTTTGTGGGACTGAATAATCTCGGCAATACTTGTTATCTTAATAGTATACTTCAGGTATTATATTTTTGTCCTGGTTTTAAATCTGGAGTGAAGCACTTATTTAACAGtatttcaaggaagaaagaagcccTAAAAGATGAAGCCAGTCAAAAAGCTAAGGGAAATTGCAAAGGAGATTCTTCAGTAAGTTTTGAACTAATATGCAGCTTACATTCCTTGATCATTTCAGTCGAACAGCTTCAGGCTAGTTTTCTCTTACATCCAGAGAAATATACTCGTAAACTTGCTACTCAGCCAAGGCGACTACTTAACACACTCAGGAAACTCAACCCTATGTATGGAGGATATCTACAGCATGATGCACAGGAAGTATTACAGTGTATTTTGGGACACATTCAAGAAACATGCCACCTCCTaagaaaaggagtaaaaaatGTGGCAGAGTTATCTACTAAGgtagaagaaaaacatcagaaagaggaaatgagtGGCCATAACAGCATGGAGATGGACAGTATGAGGCATTCTGAAGACTATAAAGAAAAACTGCCaaaagtacatgggaaaagaaaaagtgacactGAACTTGGTAACATGAAGAGAAAAGTTAAAGTCTCTAAGGACCACCAGTctttgaaagaaaaccagagacaaaccagatcaaaaagaaaagctACCGTTGATTCATCAGATATTCCTGCTAAAATAATCCCCCAGtacatttctgaaaatgagaGTGCAAGACCCTCACAAAAGAAATCAAGAGTTAAAAGAAACCGGTTCAAGTCTACAGCTAAGCAACCCAGCATTATTTCTAAATCCTTTAGTCTGGGTAAAATAACAACCAACCAAGAATCCAAAGGacaatctaaagaaaatgaatgtggTCTTGAAGAGGACATGGGGAAGTATGAGAATGATAATACAGCTGATGGTTGTGGACTTCAATCTCCAGGGAAGAATGTTATGCCTGTTAAGGAAGTTAAGCCCATcaacaaaggtgcagagccaaTTGGTTTTGAGCTGgtggagaaattatttcaaggtCAGCTGGTAATAAGGACTCGTTGCTTAGAATGTGAAAGtttaacagaaagaagagaagagtttCAAGACGTCATCGTACCAGTGCAAGAAGATGAGCTTTCCAAAGTAGAGGAGAGTCCTGAAAGTTCTTCAGAGCCAAAACCAGACATGAAGACCCTGAGATGGGCAATTTCCCAGTTTGCTTCAGTGGAGAGGAttggaggagaaaataaatatttctgtgaaaattgccatcaTTATACTGAAGCTGAACGAAGTCTTTTGTTTGACGCAATGCCTGAAGTTCTAACTATTCATTTGAAGTGCTTTGCTGCTAGTGGCTTGGAGTTTGATTGTTATGGTGGTGGACTTTCCAAGATCAACACTCCTTTACTGATACCCCTTAAACTGTCACTAGAAGAATGGAGCACAAAGCCAACCAAGGACAGCTATGGATTATTTGCAGTTGTGATGCATAGTGGCATTACAATTAGTAGCGGGCATTATACTGCTTCTGTGAAAGTCACTGACCTTAACAGTTTAGAACTAGATGAGGAAAATTTTGTGATCGACCAAATGTGTGAAGTAGGTAAGCCAGGACCATCGAACAAGGAGGAAGCAAGGGGTGTGGTCAAAAACTATGACGTTGAAGAAGTGTCGATTAGAGTCAGTGGAAATACCCAGCCAAGTAAAGTTTtgaacaaaaaaaatgtagacactCTTGGACTTCTCAGAGGACAAAAGACTCAAGCAGATTATGAGTTATTCAACAAAGCATCTCATCCTGATAAAGTTGCCAGTGCAGCATTTGctgaaaatagaaattctgagaCTAACAATACTAATGGGACCCATGAATCTGATAGAAACAAGGAATCCAATGACCAAACAGGCATTAACATgagtgattttgaaaacaaaatttcatatgcagtgcaAAGCTTAAAGGGGTATGAGGGGAAGTGGTTGCTTTTTAATGATTCTCAAGTGAAAGTTactgaagagaaggactttttgaattctctttccccttctacaTCTCCTACATCTACTCCTTACTtgctattttataagaaattatag
- the LOC132485963 gene encoding LOW QUALITY PROTEIN: ubiquitin carboxyl-terminal hydrolase 1-like (The sequence of the model RefSeq protein was modified relative to this genomic sequence to represent the inferred CDS: deleted 1 base in 1 codon), producing MPRVIPRESNRLSRGSPSKKPRRPLKFFQKKETKRALDFTDSQGNEEKTSEYRGSEIDQVIPAAQSSRVNCEKRKNLLPFVGLNNLGNTCYLNSILQVLYFCPGFKSGVKHLFNSISRKKEALKDEASQKAKGNCKGDSSVSFELICSLHSLIISVEQLQASFLLHPEKYTRKLATQPRRLLNTLRKLNPMYGGYLQHDAQEVLQCILGHIQETCHLLRKGVKNVAELSTKVEEKHQKEEMSGHNSMEMDSMRHSEDYKEKLPKVHGKRKSDTELGNMKRKVKVSKDHQSLKENQRQTRSKRKATVDSSDIPAKIIPQYISENESARPSQKKSRVKRNRFKSTAKQPSIISKSFSLGKITTNQESKGQSKENECGLEEDMGKYENDNTADGCGLQSPGKNVMPVKEVKPINKGAEPIGFELVEKLFQGQLVIRTRCLECESLTERREEFQDVIVPVQEDELSKVEESPESSSEPKPDMKTLRWAISQFASVERIGGENKYFCENCHHYTEAERSLLFDAMPEVLTIHLKCFAASGLEFDCYGGGLSKINTPLLIPLKLSLEEWSTKPTKDSYGLFAVVMHSGITISSGHYTASVKVTDLNSLELDEENFVIDQMCEVGKPGPSNKEEARGVVKNYDDEEVSIRVSGNTQPSKVLNKKNVDTLGLLRGQKTQADYELFNKASHPDKVASAAFAENRNSETNNTNGTHESDRNKESNDQTGINMSDFENKISYAVQSLKGYEGKWLLFNDSQVKVTEEKDFLNSLSPSTSPTSTPYLLFYKKL from the coding sequence GCACAGTCCTCACGTGTCAactgtgagaagagaaaaaacttgTTACCGTTTGTGGGACTGAATAATCTCGGCAATACTTGTTATCTTAATAGTATACTTCAGGTATTATATTTTTGTCCTGGTTTTAAATCTGGAGTGAAGCACTTATTTAATAGtatttcaaggaagaaagaagcccTAAAAGATGAAGCCAGTCAAAAAGCTAAGGGAAATTGCAAAGGAGATTCTTCAGTAAGTTTTGAACTAATATGCAGCTTACATTCCTTGATCATTTCAGTCGAACAGCTTCAGGCTAGTTTTCTCTTACATCCAGAGAAATATACTCGTAAACTTGCTACTCAGCCAAGGCGACTACTTAACACACTCAGGAAACTCAACCCTATGTATGGAGGATATCTACAGCATGATGCACAGGAAGTATTACAGTGTATTTTGGGACACATTCAAGAAACATGCCACCTCCTaagaaaaggagtaaaaaatGTGGCAGAGTTATCTACTAAGgtagaagaaaaacatcagaaagaggaaatgagtGGCCATAACAGCATGGAGATGGACAGTATGAGGCATTCTGAAGACTATAAAGAAAAACTGCCaaaagtacatgggaaaagaaaaagtgacactGAACTTGGTAACATGAAGAGAAAAGTTAAAGTCTCTAAGGACCACCAGTctttgaaagaaaaccagagacaaaccagatcaaaaagaaaagctACCGTTGATTCATCAGATATTCCTGCTAAAATAATCCCCCAGtacatttctgaaaatgagaGTGCAAGACCCTCACAAAAGAAATCAAGAGTTAAAAGAAACCGGTTCAAGTCTACAGCTAAGCAACCCAGCATTATTTCTAAATCCTTTAGTCTGGGTAAAATAACAACCAACCAAGAATCCAAAGGacaatctaaagaaaatgaatgtggTCTTGAAGAGGACATGGGGAAGTATGAGAATGATAATACAGCTGATGGTTGTGGACTTCAATCTCCAGGGAAGAACGTTATGCCTGTTAAGGAAGTTAAGCCCATcaacaaaggtgcagagccaaTTGGTTTTGAGCTGgtggagaaattatttcaaggtCAGCTGGTAATAAGGACTCGTTGCTTAGAATGTGAAAGtttaacagaaagaagagaagagtttCAAGACGTCATCGTACCAGTGCAAGAAGATGAGCTTTCCAAAGTAGAGGAGAGTCCTGAAAGTTCTTCAGAGCCAAAACCAGACATGAAGACCCTGAGATGGGCAATTTCCCAGTTTGCTTCAGTGGAGAGGAttggaggagaaaataaatatttctgtgaaaattgccatcaTTATACTGAAGCTGAACGAAGTCTTTTGTTTGACGCAATGCCTGAAGTTCTAACTATTCATTTGAAGTGCTTTGCTGCTAGTGGCTTGGAGTTTGATTGTTATGGTGGTGGACTTTCCAAGATCAACACTCCTTTACTGATACCCCTTAAACTGTCACTAGAAGAATGGAGCACAAAGCCAACCAAGGACAGCTATGGATTATTTGCAGTTGTGATGCATAGTGGCATTACAATTAGTAGCGGGCATTATACTGCTTCTGTGAAAGTCACTGACCTTAACAGTTTAGAACTAGATGAGGAAAATTTTGTGATCGACCAAATGTGTGAAGTAGGTAAGCCAGGACCATCGAACAAGGAGGAAGCAAGGGGTGTGGTCAAAAACTATGACGATGAAGAAGTGTCGATTAGAGTCAGTGGAAATACCCAGCCAAGTAAAGTTTtgaacaaaaaaaatgtagacactCTTGGACTTCTCAGAGGACAAAAGACTCAAGCAGATTATGAGTTATTCAACAAAGCATCTCATCCTGATAAAGTTGCCAGTGCAGCATTTGctgaaaatagaaattctgagaCTAACAATACTAATGGGACCCATGAATCTGATAGAAACAAGGAATCCAATGACCAAACAGGCATTAACATgagtgattttgaaaacaaaatttcatatgcagtgcaAAGCTTAAAGGGGTATGAGGGGAAGTGGTTGCTTTTTAATGATTCTCAAGTGAAAGTTactgaagagaaggactttttgaattctctttccccttctacaTCTCCTACATCTACTCCTTACTtgctattttataagaaattatag